Proteins found in one Bacteroidota bacterium genomic segment:
- a CDS encoding type II toxin-antitoxin system RelE/ParE family toxin, whose amino-acid sequence MYELQYKKKAIKALAKINDPYYTAIMEAIDELAENPRPHGYKKLTGRNGYRIRVGTYRILYDIFANALIIEIVNVGSRGGIYED is encoded by the coding sequence AAGAAGAAAGCAATTAAAGCTCTTGCCAAAATCAACGATCCTTATTATACCGCTATCATGGAAGCAATAGACGAACTTGCTGAAAATCCTCGCCCTCATGGCTATAAAAAACTTACGGGCAGAAATGGCTACCGCATACGTGTAGGAACATACAGAATTCTTTACGATATCTTTGCCAATGCCTTGATTATTGAAATCGTAAACGTTGGCAGTAGAGGTGGGATTTATGAGGATTAG